The genomic window GCTTCATGAGGATTTGCAATACCCCATTCAACAACATTTTTCAAACCGTCTTTAAGTTTGAGAATAGAACCTGCCAAGTTCCCTGTAGATTTAAGACGAGCAGTCCCATTTGCAACCACAACTGGGAATTCTCCCAACATATAGTCACCATCTTGTAAACCACCAGCTGTCATACAGTCTGTAATAAGAGCAATATTTTCAGTACCTTTTTGTTTAAGAAGAATATCACAAGCTTTAGGATCCACATGATGACCATCGCAAATCAACTCTGCGTAAGTATGAGGCAATTCATACATGGCACCAACCATCCCAAGTTCACGATGAGTCAAACCACGCATACCGTTATAAGCATGTACCCATACACTTGCTCCAGCATCAACAGCTTTTTTAGCTTCATCAAATGTTGCATTAGAGTGACCAAGAGCAACCGTTACACCTTCTCCAGTAATAGTACGAACAAAGTCTTCTACACCTTCACGTTCTGGAGCAAGCGCAATCTTATTAAGAAGGCCATTAGCAGCCTTCTGCCAAGCACGAAACTCATCCATTCGAGGATCCTTCATGTAAGCTGGATTTTGAGCTCCCTTATACTTTTCAGTAAAATAAGGACCTTCAAAATAAATACCACGAATCTTAGCACCAGTAGCTTCTTGGTAACGAGCCCCAATATTCTCAGTTACTGCTAATAACTGCTCATATGAAGAGGTCAAAGTTGTTGGCAAAAAGCTTGTAACACCAGTACTAAGAAGCCCTTCACTCATAGTATGAAGCGTACCTTCAATATTATTGTCCATAACATCGACACCACCAAAACCATGAATATGAGTATCCACAAGACCAGGTGCAATACTATAACCACTATAGTCAATAATTTCAGCACCTTCAGCTACTTGATCTACATGCTTACCAAATTTCCCATCAATAAGTTCTAAGTAACCACCGCGACGAACACCATGAGGATAGAAAAATTGATCAGCTTTAATATATTTAGGCATAATGATAACCTCCGTATACAATTTTCTAATATTTATTATGTCAATTACATTATAAACCTTTATAAGTAATTTGTAAATGGTATAGACCTATCATAGTTAAAAATAATGTGAAATAATTGAAGATTTAGTAAAAATAAAGTAAAAAATGTTTACTAGATAAAAATAATTATTTAAAAAAATAGTAATTTTAAGTAACTCTGAGAGAAAAAATTGGAAGAAAAAATAAAAAGACAAGGCTCGAAAACCTTGTCGTTATTACTATACCGGCGGCCAACAAACTAGCGTTAAAATAAGTTCAAATAAATAACAAAAAAGCGATTAAATCAAGATATTATCACACGCTAGTTAGTATTGAAATTAAGGAAATTGACCAATGGTTGACCAAATAAATTTTTAGTTTTTACTATAATTTCTAAGTTGAAAATTTAATAATCACAATTTTTGATACATTGTTCGATACCGTATTCGGCGCAATCGGTATAGTCCAATTTCCATTCTTAAAATTAGTTTAAATAGCGCAGTCTTTTAAACTAGTTTTGAGAATCCAAAAAATCTTCCTACATATGTAAGAAGATTTTTTAATTATTCTATGATTGTATAATCTCCACTATCTAACAAGTCTATTACTTTTTGAACAAACTGAGTTGAAAGTAAATCTACTATATCAGCTCCATGAGTTTGAAAATTCTCATCTATTTCTTTGATTTCTAATTGAGTATTTTTTTCTGCCCTTTCTTCTGTAATTGGGGTATGAAAACTATATTCACCGATTTCATAATACAAGAAATATAAATATTTTTTCTCACCTAAGCTATAATCAAAAAAGTCAACTTCCTTATTTCTATCGTAGT from Streptococcus sp. oral taxon 061 includes these protein-coding regions:
- the nagA gene encoding N-acetylglucosamine-6-phosphate deacetylase; the encoded protein is MPKYIKADQFFYPHGVRRGGYLELIDGKFGKHVDQVAEGAEIIDYSGYSIAPGLVDTHIHGFGGVDVMDNNIEGTLHTMSEGLLSTGVTSFLPTTLTSSYEQLLAVTENIGARYQEATGAKIRGIYFEGPYFTEKYKGAQNPAYMKDPRMDEFRAWQKAANGLLNKIALAPEREGVEDFVRTITGEGVTVALGHSNATFDEAKKAVDAGASVWVHAYNGMRGLTHRELGMVGAMYELPHTYAELICDGHHVDPKACDILLKQKGTENIALITDCMTAGGLQDGDYMLGEFPVVVANGTARLKSTGNLAGSILKLKDGLKNVVEWGIANPHEAVMMASLNPAKSVHIDDVCGQIREGYDADFIVLDKDLELVATYLDGEKRYQA